The Oncorhynchus nerka isolate Pitt River linkage group LG12, Oner_Uvic_2.0, whole genome shotgun sequence genome includes a region encoding these proteins:
- the LOC135574322 gene encoding trichohyalin-like, with amino-acid sequence EREREREREREKEREREREREREERERREKEREREREREREREREREKEREREREREKERERERERREREGERERERERERRREREREREREREREKERERERERREREKERERERRERERERERERRERERRRERERRRERERRREREREGERERERERERRRERGERERRREREREREREREKERERERGEEREEGEREKEKERERERERRRERERRRERERRREREKEREREREREGRRERERRRERERREREGRREREREREEREREREREREREREREREREREREKRERERERRRERERRREREEREREREREREREREREREREREKGEREREREREREREGRREREREGEREREGEREGRREREGRREREREKEREREKERERERRREREREREREREREREREREKERERKIEREREREGERERKERERERERERRRERERRREREKRERERRRERERERERRER; translated from the exons gagagagagagagagagagagagagagagagagaaggagagagagagagaaagagagagagagagagaggagagagagaggagagagaaggagagagagagagagagagagagagagagagagagagagagagagagagagaaggagagagagagagagagagagagagagaaggagagagagagagagagagagaggagagagagagaaggagagagagagagagagagagagagagagagaaggagagagagagagagagagagagagagagagagagagagagagaaggagagagagagagagagagagag gagagagagagagaaggagagagagagagagaggagagagagagagagagagagagagagagagagaagagagagagagagaaggagagagagagagagaaggagagagagagagagaaggagagagagagagagagaaggagagagagagagagagagagagagagagagaaggagagagagaggagagagagagagaaggagagagagagagagagagagagagagagagagagagaaggagagagagagagagagaggagaggagagagaggaaggagagagagagaaggagaaggagagagagagagagagagagagaagga gagagagagagagaaggagagagagagagagaaggagagagagagagaaggagagagagagagagagagagagagagggaaggagagagagagagagaaggagagagagagagaggagagagagagagggaaggagagagagagagagagagagagaggagagagagagagagagagagagagagagagagagagagagagagagagagagagagagagagagagagagagagaagagagagagagagagagagagaaggagagagagagagagaaggagagagagagaggagagagagagagagagagagagagagagagagagagagagagagagagagagagagagagagagagagaaaggagagagagagagagagagagagagagagagagagagagagggaaggagagagagagagagggaaggagagagagagagggaaggagagagagagggaaggagagagagagagggaaggagagagagagagagagagaaggagagagagagagagaaggagagagagagagagagaaggagagagagagagagagagagagagagagagagagagagagagagagagagagagagagagaaggagagagagaggaagatagagagagagagagagagagaaggagagagagagagaaaggagagagagagagagagagagagagagagaaggagagagagagagagaaggagagagagagagaagagagagagagagagaaggagagagagagagagagagagagagagaagagagaga